A single genomic interval of Microbacterium oleivorans harbors:
- a CDS encoding response regulator transcription factor codes for MTTPAPTILQRPDGSPLRVLVVDDEQMLTDLLSMALKMEGWEVRSAASGFEALSEARDFDPDAMVLDIMMPDLDGMSVLQRLRQSGDDVPVLFLTAKDSVSDRVAGLTAGGDDYVTKPFSLEEVVARLRGLMRRAGTATAGGADPVLRVGDLSLNEDSHEIERDGTNIELTATEFELLRYLMRNQRRVVSKAQILDRVWNYDFGGRSSVVELYISYLRKKIDAGREPLIHTVRGVGYMIKAPQ; via the coding sequence ATGACCACCCCCGCGCCCACCATCTTGCAGCGTCCCGACGGTTCCCCTCTGCGCGTGCTCGTCGTCGATGACGAGCAGATGCTGACCGATCTGCTCTCGATGGCGCTGAAGATGGAGGGATGGGAGGTCCGCTCGGCGGCATCCGGTTTCGAAGCCCTCTCGGAGGCCCGGGACTTCGATCCCGACGCCATGGTGCTCGACATCATGATGCCCGACCTCGACGGCATGTCCGTGCTGCAACGGTTGCGGCAGTCGGGCGACGACGTGCCCGTGCTCTTCCTCACCGCCAAGGACTCGGTCTCGGATCGGGTGGCAGGCCTCACCGCGGGCGGCGACGACTACGTCACCAAGCCTTTCAGCCTCGAGGAGGTCGTCGCCCGGCTCCGCGGCCTGATGCGCCGCGCCGGCACCGCCACCGCCGGCGGAGCCGACCCCGTGCTGCGCGTGGGCGACCTCTCGCTGAACGAGGACTCGCACGAGATCGAGCGTGACGGCACCAACATCGAGCTCACGGCGACAGAGTTCGAGCTGCTGCGGTACCTCATGCGCAACCAGCGGCGTGTCGTCTCGAAGGCTCAGATCCTCGACCGTGTCTGGAACTACGACTTCGGGGGACGCTCGTCGGTCGTCGAGCTCTACATCTCCTACCTCCGCAAGAAGATCGACGCCGGTCGGGAGCCGCTCATCCACACGGTGCGCGGCGTCGGCTACATGATCAAAGCGCCGCAGTGA
- a CDS encoding sensor histidine kinase: MSTASGAGAETSSLTERGSVDATPDAGAGARRRRKRWTLQTRLMLTVVGIVALTLIASAVGLATTIGSVLVGTVQTNAVSLTRALKLFDDGYVPRVRAADETIANTQGLPYGYTLFVRGPLGQVSAATVSGEDGVRSLSTEEFSDLASADLSMGATTTAIGDLGTYRLVSFKAGDITGVAGLPLAEVDRTVAEVVTTITIVTVGGLLLLSAAIAVVIQRSLRPLRVVADTAARVASIPLAQGAVTITERVPEEETDDNDEIGRVGAALNTLLDHVDSSLVARQRNEERMRSFVADASHELRTPLASIRGYSELSLRAMRQGVPGVEETTASALERIQAQSLRMTSLVEDLLLLARLDEGQELVYGSVDLTALAVDAVADARVAGQGHQWRLDVGDEPVVVAADATRITQVVANLLANARVHTPGGTTVTTSVRVDDGTAVLAVHDDGPGIDPAVADEIFERFSRADRSRARQTGGTGLGLSIARAIASAHGGSLTVRIDPGSTTFELRLTARPADPADPAASAGSGGSAGSEPERTEGVG; encoded by the coding sequence GTGAGCACGGCGTCCGGCGCCGGTGCCGAAACCTCGAGCCTCACCGAACGCGGCTCCGTCGATGCGACGCCGGATGCCGGTGCGGGCGCTCGCCGCCGCCGTAAGCGCTGGACCCTGCAGACCCGACTGATGCTCACGGTCGTCGGCATCGTGGCCTTGACGCTGATCGCGAGTGCCGTCGGGCTCGCCACCACGATCGGCAGCGTCCTCGTGGGCACCGTGCAGACCAACGCGGTGTCGCTCACACGTGCCCTCAAGCTGTTCGACGACGGCTACGTGCCGCGTGTACGCGCCGCCGACGAGACGATAGCGAACACGCAGGGCCTCCCCTACGGCTACACGCTGTTCGTCCGCGGTCCCCTCGGTCAGGTCTCGGCCGCCACCGTCAGCGGCGAGGACGGCGTGAGGAGCCTCTCCACCGAGGAGTTCTCCGACCTCGCCTCAGCTGATCTGAGCATGGGCGCGACCACGACCGCGATCGGCGACCTCGGCACCTATCGGCTCGTCTCCTTCAAAGCCGGGGACATCACGGGAGTCGCCGGACTGCCGCTGGCTGAGGTCGACCGGACCGTGGCCGAGGTGGTCACCACCATCACGATCGTGACGGTGGGCGGGCTGCTGCTGCTGAGCGCGGCCATCGCGGTCGTGATCCAACGCTCGCTCCGACCGCTTCGCGTGGTCGCCGACACCGCGGCTCGCGTGGCATCCATTCCTCTCGCCCAGGGGGCGGTGACGATCACGGAACGTGTGCCCGAGGAGGAGACCGACGACAACGACGAGATCGGACGCGTCGGCGCGGCGCTGAACACCCTCCTCGACCACGTCGACTCTTCTCTCGTCGCACGCCAGCGCAACGAGGAACGGATGCGGTCGTTCGTCGCCGACGCCAGCCACGAGCTGCGGACGCCGTTGGCGTCGATCCGCGGCTACTCCGAACTGTCGCTGCGCGCGATGCGCCAGGGGGTGCCCGGGGTCGAGGAGACCACCGCGTCGGCGCTGGAGCGCATCCAGGCCCAGTCGCTGCGGATGACGAGCCTGGTCGAGGACCTCCTGCTGCTCGCACGGCTCGACGAAGGACAGGAGCTGGTCTACGGCTCCGTGGACCTCACCGCCCTCGCCGTCGACGCGGTCGCCGACGCGCGCGTCGCGGGACAGGGCCACCAGTGGCGACTGGATGTCGGCGACGAACCGGTCGTCGTCGCCGCGGACGCGACCCGCATCACACAGGTCGTCGCGAACCTGCTGGCCAACGCCCGCGTCCACACACCGGGCGGGACGACCGTCACCACATCGGTTCGCGTCGACGACGGCACCGCCGTGCTCGCGGTGCACGACGACGGGCCGGGCATCGACCCGGCCGTGGCGGATGAGATCTTCGAACGGTTCTCGCGCGCCGATCGCTCGCGCGCACGTCAGACCGGCGGCACCGGGCTGGGCCTGTCGATCGCCCGAGCCATCGCATCTGCGCACGGCGGTTCGCTGACGGTCCGGATCGACCCGGGATCCACCACGTTCGAGCTGCGGCTCACCGCGCGTCCCGCCGATCCGGCGGACCCGGCGGCATCGGCGGGATCAGGTGGATCGGCGGGATCAGAGCCGGAGCGAACCGAGGGCGTCGGCTGA
- a CDS encoding HNH endonuclease signature motif containing protein — MQTQHGGPDEKDDTASLSSSVSSASPHAAAFAGFDESLRLLHAAEVAAVRALAELGRSALREAHRGGVRGMASDMELRSVAAEAAGIARRGDRRVQWEIDHAMTVVDDYPAMFAAWEQRLVTREHVDVVVKAGRVVPEEVRPQFDQAAVTVCQRDIATRVAGALENLAERMHPRSFSERHREAAAGRCVRLSPGQDGMADLSATVPMVIAAGIYDRLTQMAQSVKDARADAVAVDAAGAVDGAGAGAQAGGAGAVGGAGVSDGAAFGVDAERDADAAAPIPDTRTMDQLRADVLSDLVLGGAPVIDPTTGVDGRGALGAIRAKVQVVITSDTFTGKDEHPAEAIGTGLVDADTVRELAAQTATWDRMFIDPVTRTPVETDSYRPLPAMRRLLQTRDQHCRFPGCRRAAIRCEIDHTIDHALGGHTHILNLAHLCQRHHSMKQFTKWRVKQIGGGVLVWTSPHGRVYREDVPIPAVCFTPELATPPRPPGPPGRGTGAPPDAPPPF, encoded by the coding sequence ATGCAGACGCAACATGGTGGCCCGGACGAGAAGGACGACACGGCTTCGCTGTCATCCTCGGTGTCGTCGGCGTCGCCTCACGCCGCTGCGTTCGCCGGGTTCGATGAGTCGTTGCGCCTGCTCCACGCCGCTGAGGTGGCGGCAGTGCGAGCCCTTGCCGAGCTGGGGCGGTCGGCGCTGCGCGAGGCGCATCGTGGCGGCGTGCGGGGCATGGCCTCCGACATGGAGCTGCGGTCGGTCGCTGCGGAGGCGGCGGGGATCGCGCGGCGTGGGGATCGGCGGGTGCAGTGGGAGATCGATCACGCGATGACCGTGGTCGACGACTACCCGGCGATGTTCGCGGCGTGGGAGCAGCGCCTCGTCACCCGGGAGCACGTCGATGTTGTCGTGAAGGCCGGGCGCGTGGTGCCGGAGGAGGTACGGCCGCAGTTCGATCAGGCCGCGGTGACGGTATGTCAGCGAGACATCGCGACGCGTGTAGCCGGGGCGTTGGAGAACCTCGCCGAGCGGATGCACCCGCGGTCGTTCTCGGAGCGTCACCGGGAGGCCGCCGCCGGGCGGTGCGTGCGGTTATCGCCGGGGCAGGACGGGATGGCCGACCTCTCCGCGACGGTGCCGATGGTGATCGCGGCGGGGATCTACGACCGGTTGACGCAGATGGCGCAGTCGGTGAAGGACGCGAGGGCGGACGCTGTGGCGGTGGATGCCGCGGGCGCGGTGGACGGCGCGGGCGCTGGCGCGCAGGCGGGCGGTGCGGGCGCGGTGGGTGGCGCGGGCGTCAGCGATGGCGCCGCGTTCGGAGTGGATGCCGAACGAGATGCCGATGCCGCTGCCCCTATCCCCGACACCCGGACGATGGATCAGCTCCGCGCCGACGTGCTCTCGGACCTCGTCCTCGGCGGTGCACCCGTCATCGACCCCACCACCGGCGTGGACGGGCGCGGTGCGCTCGGGGCGATCCGCGCGAAAGTGCAGGTCGTGATCACCTCAGACACCTTCACCGGGAAGGACGAGCACCCCGCCGAAGCGATCGGCACCGGACTGGTCGATGCCGATACCGTCCGGGAACTCGCGGCGCAGACGGCGACATGGGACCGGATGTTCATCGACCCGGTCACCCGCACCCCCGTCGAAACCGACTCCTACCGGCCCCTCCCCGCGATGCGGCGGCTGCTGCAGACCCGCGACCAGCACTGCCGGTTCCCCGGCTGCCGCAGAGCCGCGATCCGCTGCGAGATCGACCACACCATCGACCACGCCCTGGGCGGCCACACCCACATCCTCAACCTCGCCCACCTCTGCCAACGACACCACTCCATGAAGCAATTCACCAAGTGGCGGGTGAAGCAGATCGGCGGCGGAGTGCTCGTGTGGACCTCACCCCACGGCAGGGTTTACCGAGAAGACGTCCCCATCCCCGCGGTCTGCTTCACACCCGAACTCGCCACACCACCGCGTCCACCCGGCCCACCCGGCCGAGGCACCGGTGCACCACCCGACGCACCACCACCCTTCTGA